The following are from one region of the Phyllostomus discolor isolate MPI-MPIP mPhyDis1 chromosome 9, mPhyDis1.pri.v3, whole genome shotgun sequence genome:
- the LOC114506062 gene encoding acidic leucine-rich nuclear phosphoprotein 32 family member E-like, with protein METVLTGPKWHEAQMAQSPGGKESLPTSTTNGPNRTQVAQSPSDINPKCHEAQAARIACQLPTGCSEKPSLHCSCVCLSTRCSHLRRAPPQSPQTPAAFLPESSNSRFFFFNPLHRITGVPTTSDAAVDTSSAITTKDLKEKKEVMEEAENGRDAPANGNANEENGEQEAGNEVDEEEEEGGEEEEEEEEGDGEEEDGDEDEEAEAATGKRAAEDDEDDNVDTKKQKTDEDD; from the exons ATGGAAACAGTCCTAACTGGACCCAAATGGCATGAAGCTCAAATGGCGCAAAGTCCAGGTGGCAAGGAGAGCCTACCAACCAGTACCACAAATGGTCCTAACAGGACCCAAGTGGCACAAAGTCCCAGTGACATTAATCCAAAGTGTCATGAAGCCCAAGCAGCAAGGATAGCCTGCCAACTA CCCACTGGCTGCTCTGAAAAGCCATCTTTGCATTGTTCCTGTGTCTGCCTCTCAACTCGCTGCAGCCACCTCCGCCGCGCGCCTCCTCAGTCGCCGCAGACTCCGGCAGCGTTTTTGCCAGAGTCCTCGAACtctcgcttttttttttttaatccgcTGCATAGGATCACCGGCGTGCCCACCACGTCAGACGCGGCCGTGGATACCAGCTCCGCGATCACCACCAAGGACctaaaggagaagaaggaagttaTGGAGGAGGCAGAGAATGGAAGAGATGCACCTGCTAATGGCAACGCTAATGAGGAAAatggggagcaggaggctggcaATGAGgtagatgaagaagaggaagaaggaggggaggaggaggaagaggaggaggaaggtgatggtgaggaggaggatggagatGAAGATGAGGAGGCTGAAGCAGCTACGGGCAAACGGGCAGCTGAAGATGACGAGGATGACAATGTTGACACCAAGAAGCAGAAGACCGATGAGGATGACTAg